AGACGAACCTGTTTGCCAAGGTACATGGGATCTCTCCTTTAGGAATGGAGCCGTTCCGGCGGCACTGGGTACAAAAAAAGGGCCGCCGGCTTATGCCTGCGGCCCCGAAACTCTCTGACGGAAGATGTCAGCAAAGCTCCTGACCACAGGCTCCGCTAAAGTACGCAAAATAAAACCAGCTAAAGCAAAAGCCGGTGGCAGCGTAGCAGGAGGTGGCAGGAACGAAACGGGACATCTTCAAAACTCCAACAGTTTCCAAGAAAGCTACGCCGCAGCCCGGGGCTTGTCAAGAGTCGCTCGTGAAAAAAATGCCTCCCGCCGGAAAATAGCGGGAGGACACGGCCTGCCTTCCCGTTTTTCCCTGTTATTCCATAGTGTTCCATAAGATCGCCGCATAGGAAGCCATGCGCGGGTAGGGGGGAAGGGCCTCCCGCGGCGGTACGGGACGGCCCTGCGGGGGCGGCGCCGGCGCAGAAAGAAAGGGCAGCTGACGCGCACGTCATCTGCCCTCATCCGCTTTCATCGCCGGTATGTGGTCCTGCTCAGGCCCCGTGGGCCAGGGCCTGCATGGGCGCGGGTTCCAGCGTCTCGCTGTGCACGGCCTGCTGGCCGGCATCTTCGGCCAGGGGCGCGGCGCTGGCCGTGACCGGGCGCAGCTTGCGGCTGTGCAGGCGCTGGAAGATGAACTCCGCGGGCTTGGTGCCCGCCGGGATGGCCGACAGGGGGAACTCCGCGCGGCCCAGGTTGCGGTGGCCGCCGGCGGAGCCCACGTCGTAGAAGCAGGCGTCGGCCAGACGGCCGATGTCGCGGCTGCCGTCGCCGCGGAAGATGACCACCACGGTCTTGTCCACCACGCCGCAGACGGCGATCCACTTGAGGCCGTGCACGCGGGTGAAGAAGTCCGCCACGGCCACCAGCAGGTCGGCGCTGTCCACCTCGTTGAGCCAGACCATGGCCCCGCCCCGGCAGTCGCGCAGGGAGCGGAAGGCGCGCGAGAAAAGGGGCAGCCAGGCGCGCAGGTATTCGCTGCGGATGATGCGGCGCAGCAGGGTGGCGTCGGCGTGCTTGATGAGCCACTGGTAGGCGCGCAGGTCCTCCTCGCCGCCGGAGCGTTCGAAGGTGGCGGTATCCGTGCGGATGCCGTAGAGCAGCGCCGTGGAGAGCAGCGGCCCGGGCTTGATGCGCAGGCCCTGGAGGTAGCGGGTCATCATGGTGCTGGTGGCACCGAAGCCGGGGCGGATGTCGCAGTAGGGCGCCTGCGGCAGCTGGCCCGCGGTGAGGGGATGATGGTCGATGATGAGATCGAAGGGGATGCCCTGGAAGGCCGGGTTGTGGTGGGGCTGGGAATCCACCATGGCGAAATTGGTGTAGAGGTCGGCCTTTTCGGGCTGCCAGAGCTTGGCCGGGATGCGCAGGTAGCGGATCATGGCCAGGTTGTCGGGCCGGGTGACCTCGTTGATGCGGAAGATGTCCACACCGCGCACACGATGCGCCATGATGCGCTTGAGGGCCAGTGCCGAAGCCAGGGCATCAGGGTCCGCCGCGATGAGGATGGCCCAGCGCTGATCCTTGGTCAGTGTCTGCCGCCACTGTCGCATCTGCGCTACATAGGGATTGGTCATGACCGCTTTACTCCGCTGTTTTGGCGTTGTGGGGGCCGTGCGGGCAGCCGGGGGACACGGTATCCGGCTGGCTGGCCAGCAGGTCGCGCAGAAGGGGCAGGGATTCCTCGACCCCCTGCCAGCGGAAGATCTCCAGCAGATGACGGCAGGCAGGGGGCAGACGGCCGGCCAGTTGCCGTGCCAGATGCCGCTGGGAGGGCGTGAACCGGTGCAGGGCCAGATGCTGGTCCCGGGTGCCGGGGGCGCTCCAGTGGACCAGGGCCGCCGTCTCGGGCAGAGGGGATGCCCAAAGTGCGTTCTGAGCATAGCCCATGAGATGGCCGACGTCCAGACAGAAGCCCAGGCCGTGTTCGGCCGGGAAGCCGCGCCCCAGGCCGGCGATGTCGCAGATGTCGGTGTTCTCCAGCAGCAGGGGGATACTGCTGCGGCGCTGCCAGCAGGCGGCGGCCTGCCGCAGGATGAAACGCTGCAGCACGGGGCTGCCCTTGGGCGCGTGGAGCACGGCGGCCCAGGGCCTGAGCCGGGCCACCCTGTCGAAGACGCGCAGGGCCAGTTCCACGGCCACGCGCACGGCATCGGCATCCTTCTTGCGCGGCCAGGGCAGGTCCACGGGCAGGTGCACATGCCAGCTCAGGGGCAGGTCCGCCAGCGCGGGGGGCAGGTCGTCCTCGCCGTAGTCCAGGCAGGAGCGGGCCTCGAAAAGGCACAGGGCCACCTCGTCGACGCGCCCGGCCAGGAAGCGGGCATTGTCGGCCACATTGGCGGGCAGGACGAAGGAAGGGGCGCCGATGACGGGGCCGGGGGTCTGCTTCATGGAGCCTCCTTGGGAGCAGGTGCGGGGAAGGTCCCCGAGGGGCCTCCCGGACGCGGGGCAGGGGCGCCGTTGCCCGGAAGGATGCCGCAGGGCCCGGGGATGCCGGGGACCGGCAGGACGTCCCGTCCCCGGGGGGGCGGAAGGCACGGCAGCAGCACGGGAAGGCGGCCAGCGGGCGGGGTGTGCCCGTACGGGGCCTGTCCGAAGGCTGCCCTGAAAAAGTAGATATTCCAGAGGGAAAAGGCAATACGGCAAGCCGTCTTTGGCCGGGCCGCAGGCTGTTCCCGTTTTTGCGGGGCAGGGCAGGGGCCCTGTTCCGGCGGGTCCCCTGCCCTGCGGGAGAAGAGCGGGGCGGCGTCCGGGAGGGCCCTTGCCACCGCCGGGGAAAAGGGGCGGGAGGGAGCGGACATGGCGGGACGGGGAGGCCCCTGCCCGTGCAGGAACCTCCCCGCCCCCAAGCCGTCATGTACGCATCCAGACCTCAGGGCCGGGACTACAGCAGTTCCTGCATCTGCCAGCCGTGGGCCTCGGCAGCGGCGCGGGTCCGGGCACCGCCCAGCACGCAGGTCACACCGTGGCGGGCTGCCTCGGCCAGCACGTCGGCGAAGTCGCGGAAGTGCCGGGCCGTGGTGCCGAGGATCTCGTCACGCATCTGCTGGCGGGCGTCCTCGTCGTCCCCGGCCAGATGGCGGGCCAGGGCCTGCGCGCCGCGGGCGTCGGGCAGCAGGTAGCTGTCCAGGTCGCCGATGGCGCCCACGATGGCGCTGGTGAGCTGCTCCCTGTCGGGACGGAAGGAGCGCAGGTAGTCGGCCATCCGGTCATAGGCGGTCAGGGTGTCGTCCACGTTGGGGTCACGGTAGGAGGCGCAGACCAGGGTGCCGCCCATGCGGTCCAGCGTGCAGAAGGCGCCGTACGCACCGCCGCGCACGCGCACATGCTCCCACAGATAGCCCATGCGCATGTAACGCAGGATGACGCTGGCCGAACCGTGGTAGGTGTAGCCCAGGTCGTAGAGGTTGGCCGCCTTGCCCACGTAGTTGATCTGGGCCGGGGCCAGGAAGGCCTCGGCGGCGGGCAGGGCGTCGCTGAAGGG
This is a stretch of genomic DNA from Desulfovibrio piger. It encodes these proteins:
- a CDS encoding DHH family phosphoesterase produces the protein MTNPYVAQMRQWRQTLTKDQRWAILIAADPDALASALALKRIMAHRVRGVDIFRINEVTRPDNLAMIRYLRIPAKLWQPEKADLYTNFAMVDSQPHHNPAFQGIPFDLIIDHHPLTAGQLPQAPYCDIRPGFGATSTMMTRYLQGLRIKPGPLLSTALLYGIRTDTATFERSGGEEDLRAYQWLIKHADATLLRRIIRSEYLRAWLPLFSRAFRSLRDCRGGAMVWLNEVDSADLLVAVADFFTRVHGLKWIAVCGVVDKTVVVIFRGDGSRDIGRLADACFYDVGSAGGHRNLGRAEFPLSAIPAGTKPAEFIFQRLHSRKLRPVTASAAPLAEDAGQQAVHSETLEPAPMQALAHGA
- the cbiR gene encoding cobamide remodeling phosphodiesterase CbiR, whose product is MKQTPGPVIGAPSFVLPANVADNARFLAGRVDEVALCLFEARSCLDYGEDDLPPALADLPLSWHVHLPVDLPWPRKKDADAVRVAVELALRVFDRVARLRPWAAVLHAPKGSPVLQRFILRQAAACWQRRSSIPLLLENTDICDIAGLGRGFPAEHGLGFCLDVGHLMGYAQNALWASPLPETAALVHWSAPGTRDQHLALHRFTPSQRHLARQLAGRLPPACRHLLEIFRWQGVEESLPLLRDLLASQPDTVSPGCPHGPHNAKTAE